A region of the Candidatus Uhrbacteria bacterium genome:
CATTTCGTATGTGCCCTACACACTTCTTCGCAATACTTTAGAATGGTACTCATACGATAGCCGGTCTCCTGAGGGGAACGCGAAGCGCTTGAACGCACAAGAGAATCGTAACCCTTATATACAAGGTGGATCTGTGTACATCAAATAACAAAATTCCCGCCAAAGCGGGAATTTTGTGCTTAGTAGCGGCGACCACCGTGCTTCTGACGGCGCATGGTCTGGTTGACGAGCTTTTTTCTTTGTGGCGGACTTTTCCGACGACGGCTTCCATACCTGGACCGTTTACGTTGCGTTTCTTTTCCGTCTTGGCCATCGGCAAGTGGCGGACTTTGACGCGGATCGGGGTACCGGTGAAGGAGAATTTATCGCGTAAGCGCTTTTGGAAGAACTTGAGCCAGTTATTGTGCAAGTTGTCCTTGTCACCGTGTACCGTGACCAGGAAGGTCGGCGGTGCGTGGCCAGTTTGGGCGACGTCGTAAATACGAGGGGATTTTGGACCGTAGCTGGCAAGCGGCTTCATCTTTTGAATACACCACTTGAGTACGCGGTTTACGGCGTTATAGTCGATGTGACGCATGCGTTCCTCTTGAACCTTTACAGCCATCTCGATGAGTTTTCCGGCGCGCAAATCTTCCTTAGCACTCACAAAGACCATCGGAGCCCAGGAAAGGAATGGGAAAAGCTGACGAATCAGCATTTCATATTCATTGGTAGAACCCGTGTCTTTGTTCTGAACTAAATCCCATTTGTTAGCGACCAGAATCAAACCTTTGCTCGATTCCTCCAACATGCCAGCCAAGTGGCGATCCTAAGCAGAAGGATCGACGGTTGCATCAAAGACGAGCAAGGCAACATCGGCGGCTTCAACAGCTTGGCGATTACGTTCGATCGCTGCTTCTTCAATTCCTTTTTCTACGCGCGAACGCTTGCGCATACCAGCGGTATCAACAATCACGACTTCCTGTCCGTTGTATTTCAAATGCGTGTCCTGAGGTTCACGCGTGGTGTGGGGGATCGGGGATACGATGGAGCGCTCCTCGCCAACGATGGCGTTTACGAGAGAGGACTTTCCGACGTTCGGGCGGCCGACAAGCGTGATGCGGAGCGGGCGGGCTTCCGGAATAACCTGCGGCGGCTTACCGATGCGGTTGAGTTCGATAAACAATTCGTCGAGCAAATCTCCAGAGCCGAGAGAAGTAGCTGCGCTGACGATGTGTGGGACGCCAAATCCGAGGGCTTGCCACTCTTTAGCCATGCCGTCGTTGAATTCACGAAGCGTATCGACCTTGTTGGCCACGAGCCAGACATTCTTGTGAAGCTTGCGTACGTGGCGAGCGAGATCGAGATCCTGCGGCATGATTCCGGTACGAGCATCGACCACAAAGAGAACGACGTCTGCTTCTTTGATGGCTTTCTCGGCTTGTTTGCGGATACCTTCGCCGATCACATCTTTCTCCGTATCCATTCCACCGGTGTCGACCATTTCAAAAGAAGCTCCGTTCCAAATAACGGGAGCGTAGTTGCGGTCGCGGGTTGT
Encoded here:
- the der gene encoding ribosome biogenesis GTPase Der; this translates as MRHKLGRDLPRVALVGRTNVGKSTLWNRLTESGRAIVSASPHTTRDRNYAPVIWNGASFEMVDTGGMDTEKDVIGEGIRKQAEKAIKEADVVLFVVDARTGIMPQDLDLARHVRKLHKNVWLVANKVDTLREFNDGMAKEWQALGFGVPHIVSAATSLGSGDLLDELFIELNRIGKPPQVIPEARPLRITLVGRPNVGKSSLVNAIVGEERSIVSPIPHTTREPQDTHLKYNGQEVVIVDTAGMRKRSRVEKGIEEAAIERNRQAVEAADVALLVFDATVDPSA